A genomic region of Lasioglossum baleicum chromosome 16, iyLasBale1, whole genome shotgun sequence contains the following coding sequences:
- the LOC143216711 gene encoding uncharacterized protein LOC143216711 isoform X1 encodes MEAEAGRQSHHQGLQLTLPSPGIPGLDVVRALHQTVISLRSALDSSREELRRLKESVGDFSGESYVDVIERLALENHVLRRKILSRNSEFSSDAATSPPPQARRPSPFAVEDNKHLPEDRSVPMDALGARVASEDPPEKNEGCEDQEGPSSDRGMAKDNVGVVDQVETRVCEVVTVADEAGSASIDKQLEDQDPTVVQTDRLEVPDRDPEDVSLKSVSDGDNSVFSDNPDTQMTQLQQQQTQPLDQPKANDQSENESEELDDIELIFTTDETCRDLGLQEDLVSITETESWQQPANTGQPVLLKYTKSAEGESLVCNGEKTSSVEEAVSSQSSSIDREESVDRFDESSTNRLNKMWSQCSVLVETDISKCGVVEEPEHPARHAVRRNTLAAPPTAYRPIIHREALAGSRRKSAAAPLRPVMDRISGARRESGAQTDISALPAHWRSESYLAHKVAHAFTTLPSKFALPTGVPGRLRLSDKTREARRVMLSDISFTSMVPELSRSADHLCHDPHVQTCFNSRGCSLRTPDVHRRESLGSPAGFWPRCNPGTGLPSPCDCRLSTDLYSSRYRGSLSSIPSPGLEVVSGPSRRHSWRATAASFDTWRVPVATSTPRPTWSSMPSSPTHVHPPATSSKTAKNVPKRTRSKVTFQECPMTRGSLPNLRSDLVGGDNSGDSTESLIDEAEDYLRRSIDSMLTVSNSGISSDYWSKQTARRRRARRYSEPDLIRDWHPPQDVRPYLPKIPRDIKLDHLVKVISSEGRVLQGRVRYVGPVPGHEEAHVGVELPYMNGTSDGTFHGRRFFDCDPDRAIFVPFKKVILAWCTT; translated from the exons ATGGAAGCTGAAGCTGGTCGACAGTCTCACCATCAGGGGCTGCAGCTCACCCTGCCATCCCCGGGAATCCCCGGCCTTGACGTCGTGAGGGCCCTGCACCAG ACTGTGATATCGCTTCGCTCTGCTCTGGACTCCTCGCGAGAAGAGCTGCGTCGTCTTAAGGAGAGCGTCGGTGATTTTTCTGGTGAGAGTTACGTTGATGTGATCGAGAGGCTCGCTCTTGAGAATCACGTCCTTAGGCGAAAGATCCTAAGCAGGAACAGTGAGTTTTCTAGCGATGCTGCCACAAGCCCGCCGCCCCAGGCCCGTCGTCCTTCACCGTTCGCAGTAGAGGACAACAAACA TCTGCCGGAGGACAGGAGCGTACCTATGGACGCGTTGGGGGCCAGAGTGGCCAGCGAGGACCCGCCAGAGAAGAACGAAGGGTGCGAGGATCAGGAAGGACCGTCCTCCGATCGCGGGATGGCGAAGGACAACGTGGGAGTGGTTGATCAGGTTGAGACTCGAGTGTGCGAGGTCGTTACTGTTGCGGACGAGGCTGGTTCCGCGTCGATCGATAAACAATTGGAGGATCAAGACCCGACGGTGGTGCAGACCGACCGTTTGGAAGTGCCTGACAGGGATCCGGAGGATGTCAGCTTGAAGTCTGTCTCGGACGGCGATAACTCGGTGTTCAGCGACAACCCGGACACGCAGATGACGCAGCTGCAGCAGCAACAGACTCAGCCGCTCGACCAGCCGAAGGCCAACGACCAATCGGAGAACGAGTCCGAGGAGCTCGACGACATCGAGCTGATATTCACCACGGACGAAACTTGCCGCGACCTTGGCCTGCAGGAGGACCTCGTTTCCATCACGGAGACCGAGTCCTGGCAGCAGCCTGCCAACACCGGGCAACCTGTCCTCTTGAAGTACACTAAATCCGCCGAAGGAGAGTCGCTGGTCTGCAACGGAGAGAAAACCAGCTCCGTCGAGGAAGCCGTGTCCTCGCAGAGCTCCAGCATCGACCGCGAGGAGAGCGTCGATCGATTCGACGAAAGCTCCACCAATAGATTGAACAAAATGTGGTCCCAGTGCTCGGTACTCGTGGAGACTGACATCAGCAAGTGCGGCGTCGTAGAGGAACCCGAACATCCCGCCAGACACGCAGTCAGGAGGAACACTCTGGCTGCCCCTCCCACCGCTTACAG ACCGATTATCCATCGAGAAGCTCTGGCAGGCAGTCGTCGAAAGAGCGCCGCGGCGCCGTTGAGGCCGGTGATGGACAGGATCAGCGGTGCTAGACGGGAGTCCGGTGCTCAGACGGACATCTCCGCGCTGCCGGCTCATTGGCGTTCGGAGAGTTATCTCGCGCACAAAGTGGCTCACGCGTTCACCACGTTGCCGAGCAAGTTCGCCTTGCCGACCGGCGTCCCCGGAAGACTCCGACTCTCGGACAAGACTCGGGAGGCTAGGCGAGTGATGCTCTCGGACATCAGCTTCACCAGCATGGTGCCAGAGCTGTCCAGAAGCGCCGATCACCTCTGTCATGATCCGCATGTACAG ACCTGCTTCAACTCCCGTGGCTGCAGTCTCCGCACGCCGGATGTGCACCGCCGCGAGTCGCTAGGTTCTCCAGCGGGGTTCTGGCCTCGCTGCAACCCCGGCACGGGCCTTCCGAGTCCCTGCGACTGTCGCCTTTCCACCGATCTCTATTCCTCGAGGTACCGCGGATCCTTGAGCTCGATCCCATCGCCGGGATTAGAGGTCGTCAGCGGTCCGTCGCGGAGACACTCTTGGCGAGCAACCGCCGCATCCTTCGACACCTGGAGAGTCCCAGTGGCTACTTCCACGCCGAGACCCACTTGGTCCTCGATGCCCTCGTCGCCGACGCACGTGCATCCTCCGGCAACTTCCTCGAAGACTGCCAAAAACGTCCCCAAACGAACGCGATCCAAGGTTACCTTCCAAG AATGTCCGATGACGCGAGGGAGCTTGCCCAACTTGCGCTCAGACCTGGTCGGCGGCGATAACAGTGGCGACTCGACCGAATCGTTGATCGACGAGGCCGAAGATTATTTAAGACGAAGCATCGACTCGATGCTGACCGTGTCCAACAGCGGCATCAGCTCCGATTACTGGAGCAAGCAAACTGCCAGGCGGAGACGCGCGAGACGATACTCCGAGCCTGACCTCATCCGCGACTGGCATCCTCCTCAGGATGTCAGACCGTACCTGCCAAAG ATCCCGAGGGACATCAAGCTGGATCACCTCGTGAAGGTGATATCATCGGAAGGGAGGGTCCTGCAAGGACGAGTCAGATACGTGGGTCCCGTGCCAGGACACGAAGAGGCTCACGTCGGCGTAGAGTTACCCTACATGAACGGCACCTCCGACGGCACTTTTCACGGTCGAAGATTCTTCGATTG CGATCCGGACCGAGCGATTTTCGTGCCGTTCAAGAAGGTGATCCTAGCGTGGTGCACCACCTGA
- the Papi gene encoding tudor and KH domain containing protein papi isoform X1, which produces MRAKSAQYLVAVCKLRYTVGRNIVPICAQTQYLRTKKLARNYLFQRRFLKTNFRHTYLNRSVKMKWSPQQFTLPILLGVSLTSVSIAVIYLLYKKDEEESISRRNHVDIPKRVSIECEVPRQFVPAIIGRGGSVIKDVQNKTGTQINFKEDNLECPMRICIIRGPYENTQLAQEVIRSIIANQPIIETYETYVPYKVCARVLGRYPAYPRVKVIAEGGHAPYAQNAERRIIIKGTAEEIAAVLSQIEEKVREFREENADEDAARKKSCSKLETSASKLPVQTTESSQSTESLSLQGTDGTMEVYVSAMDSPSKFWVQIVGRGTTALDKLVSEMTAYYDNEDHRKLHKLKDIKPGQVCAAKFNYDEQWYRANVISVAHGDGECEVFFMDYGDHDVIELDNVLELRMDFVSLRAQAMECCLNNVKPREGEWSIQACDKFAELTWLAQWNVLVAKIAGYKDRTRSYGGSKREVTVYCLDLFDRSDDKDINVALELINEGLADAVEPLLLSSRPTSRPSSAASVEKKTPTRSPAKISQEMADSSIEILSETLNCTTELETSVEEISMATPKKPIVLIEEIDLVTPVRNEKEEAHRENGSGDYLRNGSSGDRYSKSHNSSYKLKNVGRIAPAGYESDLSDDLNDLELG; this is translated from the exons ATGCGTGCGAAAAGTGCGCAATATCTCGTCGCTGTTTGCAAGTTACGTTACACAGTTGGCAGGAATATAGTTCCGATTTGCGCTCAAACACAATATTTGCGGACCAAGAAACTTGCAAGAAACTACCTATTTCAACGAAGATTCCTGAAAACC aattttagacaCACGTATTTAAATCGAAGCGTGAAAATGAAGTGGTCGCCGCAACAATTCACTCTGCCGATTTTGCTCGGCGTTTCCCTAACGAGCGTCAGCATCGCTGTGATATACTTGTTATACAAGAAg GATGAAGAAGAGTCGATTTCCAGGAGGAATCACGTAGACATTCCAAAGAGAGTTTCGATAGAGTGTGAGGTACCCAGGCAATTCGTGCCTGCCATCATTGGAAGAGGCGGATCTGTAATAAAGGATGTGCAAAACAAGACAGGAACGCAGATAAATTTCAAGGAAGACAACCTCGAATGCCCTATGCGTATATGCATCATAAGAGGACCTTACGAGAACACGCAGCTGGCTCAGGAAGTAATCAGATCCATAATCGCAAATCAGCCTATTATCGAAACGTACGAGACATACGTACCATACAAGGTGTGCGCCAGAGTGCTGGGAAGGTATCCGGCGTATCCACGCGTAAAAGTAATCGCAGAAGGTGGCCACGCTCCTTACGCGCAAA ATGCCGAGAGGAGGATTATAATAAAAGGAACTGCCGAGGAGATCGCTGCTGTTTTGTCGCAGATCGAGGAGAAGGTTCGAGAGTTTAGGGAGGAGAATGCGGACGAGGATGCTGCGAGGAAGAAGTCGTGTTCCAAATTGGAAACCTCTGCGTCGAAGCTGCCCGTTCAAACGACCGAGTCCTCGCAGTCCACCGAATCCCTGTCGCTGCAAG GCACCGACGGCACGATGGAAGTGTACGTGTCCGCAATGGACAGTCCCTCGAAGTTTTGGGTCCAAATTGTTGGCCGTGGAACCACGGCTCTGGACAAGTTAGTATCTGAAATGACGGCGTATTATGACAACGAAGACCACCgtaaattacacaaactgaaagaT ATCAAGCCGGGACAAGTGTGCGCAGCGAAGTTCAATTACGACGAACAGTGGTACAGGGCTAACGTGATCTCGGTTGCGCACGGTGATGGAGAGTGCGAGGTCTTCTTCATGGATTACGGAGACCACGATGTGATCGAGCTGGACAACGTCCTGGAGCTCCGAATGGACTTCGTGAGCTTGCGCGCGCAGGCGATGGAGTGTTGTTTGAATAACGTTAAACCGAG GGAGGGCGAATGGAGCATTCAGGCGTGCGACAAGTTCGCGGAGCTGACTTGGCTGGCTCAGTGGAACGTGCTCGTGGCTAAGATCGCGGGATACAAGGATCGCACTCGCAGCTACGGAGGCTCCAAGCGTGAAGTGACGGTCTACTGTCTCGATCTTTTCGACAGAAGCGACGATAAG GATATTAACGTCGCTTTGGAGCTGATAAACGAGGGTCTCGCGGACGCGGTGGAGCCTCTGTTGTTATCTAGTCGCCCCACGTCACGTCCTTCGTCAGCAGCGTCCGTAGAAAAGAAGACTCCGACGAGGAGTCCAGCGAAAATTTCACAGGAGATGGCTGACTCGAGTATCGAGATACTGTCAGAAACGTTGAACTGCACAACGGAGCTCGAAACGTCAGTGGAGGAAATATCTATGGCCACGCCGAAG AAGCCCATCGTCCTGATCGAAGAAATCGACCTCGTGACACCGGTGAGGAACGAGAAGGAGGAAGCTCATCGAGAGAATGGCAGTGGCGACTACTTGCGGAACGGAAGCAGCGGAGACCGGTACAGTAAATCCCACAATTCATCTTATAAGCTGAAGAACGTGGGCCGGATCGCCCCTGCTGGCTACGAGAGCGATCTCTCCGACGACCTGAACGACCTAGAACTGGGGTGA
- the Papi gene encoding tudor and KH domain containing protein papi isoform X2 produces MKWSPQQFTLPILLGVSLTSVSIAVIYLLYKKDEEESISRRNHVDIPKRVSIECEVPRQFVPAIIGRGGSVIKDVQNKTGTQINFKEDNLECPMRICIIRGPYENTQLAQEVIRSIIANQPIIETYETYVPYKVCARVLGRYPAYPRVKVIAEGGHAPYAQNAERRIIIKGTAEEIAAVLSQIEEKVREFREENADEDAARKKSCSKLETSASKLPVQTTESSQSTESLSLQGTDGTMEVYVSAMDSPSKFWVQIVGRGTTALDKLVSEMTAYYDNEDHRKLHKLKDIKPGQVCAAKFNYDEQWYRANVISVAHGDGECEVFFMDYGDHDVIELDNVLELRMDFVSLRAQAMECCLNNVKPREGEWSIQACDKFAELTWLAQWNVLVAKIAGYKDRTRSYGGSKREVTVYCLDLFDRSDDKDINVALELINEGLADAVEPLLLSSRPTSRPSSAASVEKKTPTRSPAKISQEMADSSIEILSETLNCTTELETSVEEISMATPKKPIVLIEEIDLVTPVRNEKEEAHRENGSGDYLRNGSSGDRYSKSHNSSYKLKNVGRIAPAGYESDLSDDLNDLELG; encoded by the exons ATGAAGTGGTCGCCGCAACAATTCACTCTGCCGATTTTGCTCGGCGTTTCCCTAACGAGCGTCAGCATCGCTGTGATATACTTGTTATACAAGAAg GATGAAGAAGAGTCGATTTCCAGGAGGAATCACGTAGACATTCCAAAGAGAGTTTCGATAGAGTGTGAGGTACCCAGGCAATTCGTGCCTGCCATCATTGGAAGAGGCGGATCTGTAATAAAGGATGTGCAAAACAAGACAGGAACGCAGATAAATTTCAAGGAAGACAACCTCGAATGCCCTATGCGTATATGCATCATAAGAGGACCTTACGAGAACACGCAGCTGGCTCAGGAAGTAATCAGATCCATAATCGCAAATCAGCCTATTATCGAAACGTACGAGACATACGTACCATACAAGGTGTGCGCCAGAGTGCTGGGAAGGTATCCGGCGTATCCACGCGTAAAAGTAATCGCAGAAGGTGGCCACGCTCCTTACGCGCAAA ATGCCGAGAGGAGGATTATAATAAAAGGAACTGCCGAGGAGATCGCTGCTGTTTTGTCGCAGATCGAGGAGAAGGTTCGAGAGTTTAGGGAGGAGAATGCGGACGAGGATGCTGCGAGGAAGAAGTCGTGTTCCAAATTGGAAACCTCTGCGTCGAAGCTGCCCGTTCAAACGACCGAGTCCTCGCAGTCCACCGAATCCCTGTCGCTGCAAG GCACCGACGGCACGATGGAAGTGTACGTGTCCGCAATGGACAGTCCCTCGAAGTTTTGGGTCCAAATTGTTGGCCGTGGAACCACGGCTCTGGACAAGTTAGTATCTGAAATGACGGCGTATTATGACAACGAAGACCACCgtaaattacacaaactgaaagaT ATCAAGCCGGGACAAGTGTGCGCAGCGAAGTTCAATTACGACGAACAGTGGTACAGGGCTAACGTGATCTCGGTTGCGCACGGTGATGGAGAGTGCGAGGTCTTCTTCATGGATTACGGAGACCACGATGTGATCGAGCTGGACAACGTCCTGGAGCTCCGAATGGACTTCGTGAGCTTGCGCGCGCAGGCGATGGAGTGTTGTTTGAATAACGTTAAACCGAG GGAGGGCGAATGGAGCATTCAGGCGTGCGACAAGTTCGCGGAGCTGACTTGGCTGGCTCAGTGGAACGTGCTCGTGGCTAAGATCGCGGGATACAAGGATCGCACTCGCAGCTACGGAGGCTCCAAGCGTGAAGTGACGGTCTACTGTCTCGATCTTTTCGACAGAAGCGACGATAAG GATATTAACGTCGCTTTGGAGCTGATAAACGAGGGTCTCGCGGACGCGGTGGAGCCTCTGTTGTTATCTAGTCGCCCCACGTCACGTCCTTCGTCAGCAGCGTCCGTAGAAAAGAAGACTCCGACGAGGAGTCCAGCGAAAATTTCACAGGAGATGGCTGACTCGAGTATCGAGATACTGTCAGAAACGTTGAACTGCACAACGGAGCTCGAAACGTCAGTGGAGGAAATATCTATGGCCACGCCGAAG AAGCCCATCGTCCTGATCGAAGAAATCGACCTCGTGACACCGGTGAGGAACGAGAAGGAGGAAGCTCATCGAGAGAATGGCAGTGGCGACTACTTGCGGAACGGAAGCAGCGGAGACCGGTACAGTAAATCCCACAATTCATCTTATAAGCTGAAGAACGTGGGCCGGATCGCCCCTGCTGGCTACGAGAGCGATCTCTCCGACGACCTGAACGACCTAGAACTGGGGTGA
- the LOC143216711 gene encoding uncharacterized protein LOC143216711 isoform X2, whose protein sequence is MDALGARVASEDPPEKNEGCEDQEGPSSDRGMAKDNVGVVDQVETRVCEVVTVADEAGSASIDKQLEDQDPTVVQTDRLEVPDRDPEDVSLKSVSDGDNSVFSDNPDTQMTQLQQQQTQPLDQPKANDQSENESEELDDIELIFTTDETCRDLGLQEDLVSITETESWQQPANTGQPVLLKYTKSAEGESLVCNGEKTSSVEEAVSSQSSSIDREESVDRFDESSTNRLNKMWSQCSVLVETDISKCGVVEEPEHPARHAVRRNTLAAPPTAYRPIIHREALAGSRRKSAAAPLRPVMDRISGARRESGAQTDISALPAHWRSESYLAHKVAHAFTTLPSKFALPTGVPGRLRLSDKTREARRVMLSDISFTSMVPELSRSADHLCHDPHVQTCFNSRGCSLRTPDVHRRESLGSPAGFWPRCNPGTGLPSPCDCRLSTDLYSSRYRGSLSSIPSPGLEVVSGPSRRHSWRATAASFDTWRVPVATSTPRPTWSSMPSSPTHVHPPATSSKTAKNVPKRTRSKVTFQECPMTRGSLPNLRSDLVGGDNSGDSTESLIDEAEDYLRRSIDSMLTVSNSGISSDYWSKQTARRRRARRYSEPDLIRDWHPPQDVRPYLPKIPRDIKLDHLVKVISSEGRVLQGRVRYVGPVPGHEEAHVGVELPYMNGTSDGTFHGRRFFDCDPDRAIFVPFKKVILAWCTT, encoded by the exons ATGGACGCGTTGGGGGCCAGAGTGGCCAGCGAGGACCCGCCAGAGAAGAACGAAGGGTGCGAGGATCAGGAAGGACCGTCCTCCGATCGCGGGATGGCGAAGGACAACGTGGGAGTGGTTGATCAGGTTGAGACTCGAGTGTGCGAGGTCGTTACTGTTGCGGACGAGGCTGGTTCCGCGTCGATCGATAAACAATTGGAGGATCAAGACCCGACGGTGGTGCAGACCGACCGTTTGGAAGTGCCTGACAGGGATCCGGAGGATGTCAGCTTGAAGTCTGTCTCGGACGGCGATAACTCGGTGTTCAGCGACAACCCGGACACGCAGATGACGCAGCTGCAGCAGCAACAGACTCAGCCGCTCGACCAGCCGAAGGCCAACGACCAATCGGAGAACGAGTCCGAGGAGCTCGACGACATCGAGCTGATATTCACCACGGACGAAACTTGCCGCGACCTTGGCCTGCAGGAGGACCTCGTTTCCATCACGGAGACCGAGTCCTGGCAGCAGCCTGCCAACACCGGGCAACCTGTCCTCTTGAAGTACACTAAATCCGCCGAAGGAGAGTCGCTGGTCTGCAACGGAGAGAAAACCAGCTCCGTCGAGGAAGCCGTGTCCTCGCAGAGCTCCAGCATCGACCGCGAGGAGAGCGTCGATCGATTCGACGAAAGCTCCACCAATAGATTGAACAAAATGTGGTCCCAGTGCTCGGTACTCGTGGAGACTGACATCAGCAAGTGCGGCGTCGTAGAGGAACCCGAACATCCCGCCAGACACGCAGTCAGGAGGAACACTCTGGCTGCCCCTCCCACCGCTTACAG ACCGATTATCCATCGAGAAGCTCTGGCAGGCAGTCGTCGAAAGAGCGCCGCGGCGCCGTTGAGGCCGGTGATGGACAGGATCAGCGGTGCTAGACGGGAGTCCGGTGCTCAGACGGACATCTCCGCGCTGCCGGCTCATTGGCGTTCGGAGAGTTATCTCGCGCACAAAGTGGCTCACGCGTTCACCACGTTGCCGAGCAAGTTCGCCTTGCCGACCGGCGTCCCCGGAAGACTCCGACTCTCGGACAAGACTCGGGAGGCTAGGCGAGTGATGCTCTCGGACATCAGCTTCACCAGCATGGTGCCAGAGCTGTCCAGAAGCGCCGATCACCTCTGTCATGATCCGCATGTACAG ACCTGCTTCAACTCCCGTGGCTGCAGTCTCCGCACGCCGGATGTGCACCGCCGCGAGTCGCTAGGTTCTCCAGCGGGGTTCTGGCCTCGCTGCAACCCCGGCACGGGCCTTCCGAGTCCCTGCGACTGTCGCCTTTCCACCGATCTCTATTCCTCGAGGTACCGCGGATCCTTGAGCTCGATCCCATCGCCGGGATTAGAGGTCGTCAGCGGTCCGTCGCGGAGACACTCTTGGCGAGCAACCGCCGCATCCTTCGACACCTGGAGAGTCCCAGTGGCTACTTCCACGCCGAGACCCACTTGGTCCTCGATGCCCTCGTCGCCGACGCACGTGCATCCTCCGGCAACTTCCTCGAAGACTGCCAAAAACGTCCCCAAACGAACGCGATCCAAGGTTACCTTCCAAG AATGTCCGATGACGCGAGGGAGCTTGCCCAACTTGCGCTCAGACCTGGTCGGCGGCGATAACAGTGGCGACTCGACCGAATCGTTGATCGACGAGGCCGAAGATTATTTAAGACGAAGCATCGACTCGATGCTGACCGTGTCCAACAGCGGCATCAGCTCCGATTACTGGAGCAAGCAAACTGCCAGGCGGAGACGCGCGAGACGATACTCCGAGCCTGACCTCATCCGCGACTGGCATCCTCCTCAGGATGTCAGACCGTACCTGCCAAAG ATCCCGAGGGACATCAAGCTGGATCACCTCGTGAAGGTGATATCATCGGAAGGGAGGGTCCTGCAAGGACGAGTCAGATACGTGGGTCCCGTGCCAGGACACGAAGAGGCTCACGTCGGCGTAGAGTTACCCTACATGAACGGCACCTCCGACGGCACTTTTCACGGTCGAAGATTCTTCGATTG CGATCCGGACCGAGCGATTTTCGTGCCGTTCAAGAAGGTGATCCTAGCGTGGTGCACCACCTGA
- the LOC143216713 gene encoding uncharacterized protein LOC143216713, with protein MNSLTVTLILLCGVYDAAAGRRYIAIPVDGIDVIELSPATTRIARQSEGYAPIPSNHRDDSESPRLDRSVNNPVLDYVDFGGYTGSNGAFSWYADYPAHH; from the exons ATGAATTCTTTG ACTGTAACATTGATTCTTTTGTGTGGCGTCTACGATGCTGCGGCGGGCCGTCGTTACATCGCCATACCTGTGGACGGGATTGACGTGATCGAGCTGAGTCCGGCCACGACGAGGATCGCTCGGCAATCCGAGGGTTACGCGCCGATACCCAGCAATCATCGGGACGACTCGGAGAGTCCACGTCTGGACAGGTCCGTTAACAATCCTGTTCTGGATTACGTGGATTTCGGCGGATACACCGGCTCGAACGGGGCGTTCAGTTGGTACGCCGATTACCCAGCGCACCATTGA